In Bacillus sp. NP247, one DNA window encodes the following:
- the uvrC gene encoding excinuclease ABC subunit C produces the protein MHEHLKEKLAILPDQPGCYLMKDKQGTVIYVGKAKVLKNRVRSYFTGSHDGKTLRLVGEIVDFEYIVTSSNLEALILELNLIKKYDPKYNIQLKDDKTYPFIKITAEKQPRLLITRNVKKDKGKYFGPYPNAQSAHETKKLLDRMYPLRKCSNMPDKVCLYYHMGQCLAPCVKEVTDEQNKEIVDEIIKFLNGGHKEIRSELETKMYEASEKLEFERAKELRDQIAHIDAIMEKQKMIMSDLVDRDVFGYAVDKGWMCVQVFFVRKGKLIERDVSMFPIYDEPEEGFLTFIGQFYENSSHFKPKEIVVPGSIDSELVERFLEVEATQPKRGKKKDLVELANKNAKIALEEKFHLIERDEERTIKAVDHLGKQLGIETPYRIEAFDNSNIQGTNPVSAMIAFIDGKPAKKEYRKYKIKTVQGPDDYESMREVVRRRYTRALKENLPLPDLIIIDGGKGHLTATSDVLENELGLYIPMAGLVKDEKHKTSHLIIGDPPEPVMLARNSQEFYLLQRIQDEVHRFAITFHRQLHGKSVIQSALDEIPGIGDKRKKVLLKHFGSLKKMKEASISEFVEAGMPKNVAETIYTYLTDKKTL, from the coding sequence GTGCACGAGCATTTAAAAGAGAAGTTAGCAATTTTGCCCGATCAACCTGGTTGTTATTTAATGAAGGATAAGCAGGGAACGGTTATATATGTCGGAAAAGCAAAGGTACTCAAAAATCGTGTGCGCTCGTACTTTACTGGTTCACATGATGGGAAAACACTTCGGCTTGTTGGAGAAATTGTTGATTTTGAATATATTGTGACTTCCTCAAATTTGGAGGCTCTTATTTTAGAGTTAAATTTAATAAAAAAATATGATCCAAAATATAATATTCAATTAAAAGATGATAAAACATATCCTTTCATTAAAATTACAGCTGAAAAACAGCCGCGCTTACTCATTACGCGAAATGTAAAAAAGGATAAAGGAAAGTACTTTGGGCCTTATCCAAATGCGCAATCGGCACATGAAACAAAGAAATTATTAGATCGTATGTATCCACTTCGTAAATGTTCAAATATGCCAGATAAAGTTTGCTTGTATTATCATATGGGTCAATGTTTAGCGCCTTGTGTGAAAGAAGTAACGGATGAGCAAAACAAAGAAATTGTGGATGAAATTATTAAATTCTTAAACGGTGGGCATAAAGAAATTCGTTCAGAATTAGAAACGAAGATGTACGAGGCTTCAGAGAAACTAGAATTTGAACGGGCAAAAGAGTTGCGAGATCAAATTGCTCATATTGATGCAATTATGGAAAAGCAAAAGATGATTATGAGTGATTTAGTGGATCGGGATGTGTTTGGATATGCAGTTGATAAAGGCTGGATGTGTGTTCAAGTTTTCTTCGTTCGAAAAGGAAAGCTAATTGAACGTGATGTTTCCATGTTCCCGATATATGATGAACCTGAAGAGGGTTTTTTAACTTTTATCGGTCAATTTTATGAAAACAGTAGTCATTTCAAGCCGAAGGAAATTGTTGTTCCAGGAAGTATCGATTCAGAATTAGTAGAGCGCTTTTTAGAAGTTGAAGCGACACAGCCGAAGCGTGGGAAGAAAAAAGATCTTGTGGAATTAGCAAATAAAAATGCGAAAATTGCACTAGAAGAGAAATTTCACTTAATTGAACGTGATGAAGAGCGAACGATTAAAGCTGTAGATCATTTAGGAAAGCAACTCGGCATTGAAACACCTTATCGTATTGAAGCGTTTGATAATTCAAATATTCAAGGGACAAATCCTGTTTCAGCAATGATTGCTTTTATCGATGGGAAACCAGCGAAGAAAGAATATCGGAAATATAAAATTAAAACGGTCCAAGGGCCAGATGATTACGAGTCTATGAGGGAAGTTGTGAGACGCCGTTATACGAGAGCATTGAAGGAAAATTTACCTTTGCCAGATTTAATAATTATCGATGGGGGAAAAGGACATCTCACAGCTACAAGTGATGTTCTTGAAAACGAGCTTGGATTATATATTCCAATGGCAGGGCTTGTAAAAGATGAAAAACATAAAACATCACATTTAATTATTGGGGATCCGCCTGAGCCTGTTATGCTTGCGAGGAATAGCCAAGAATTTTATTTATTGCAGCGCATTCAAGATGAAGTACATCGATTTGCAATTACATTCCATCGTCAATTACACGGGAAATCTGTTATTCAATCCGCGTTGGATGAAATTCCAGGAATCGGTGATAAACGAAAAAAAGTATTGCTAAAACATTTTGGTTCATTAAAAAAGATGAAAGAAGCTTCCATATCGGAATTTGTCGAAGCGGGTATGCCGAAAAATGTAGCGGAGACAATTTATACTTATTTAACAGATAAGAAGACGTTGTAG
- the trxA gene encoding thioredoxin, translating into MAIVNANDQSFASETSEGVVLLDFWAPWCGPCKMIAPVLEEIDSELGEKVKVVKVDVDENQETARQFEVMSIPALFVLKDGKVVDQALGYKPKEALVELVSKHF; encoded by the coding sequence ATGGCAATTGTAAACGCAAATGACCAAAGCTTCGCATCTGAAACTAGCGAAGGTGTTGTATTATTAGATTTCTGGGCGCCTTGGTGCGGACCTTGTAAAATGATCGCTCCTGTATTAGAGGAAATCGATTCAGAGTTAGGCGAGAAAGTAAAAGTAGTAAAAGTGGACGTTGATGAAAACCAAGAAACTGCTCGTCAATTCGAAGTAATGAGCATTCCAGCTCTTTTCGTATTAAAAGACGGTAAAGTGGTTGATCAAGCGTTAGGATATAAACCGAAAGAAGCGTTAGTAGAATTAGTTTCTAAACACTTCTAA